In Elusimicrobiota bacterium, the genomic window GGGGCAAGGCCGTTGTGTTTACTGGACTATTTTCCGAAGGAATACCTGTTTTTTGTTGATGAATCGCATGTTACAATTCCGCAGATACGCGGTATGCATGAAGGTGATAAGTCGAGAAAGAAAACGTTGGTGGACTACGGATTCCGTTTACCCAGCGCGTTGGATAACCGCCCTTTACGCTTTGACGAGTTTGAATCTATAATTCCTCAAGCGGTATACTTTTCCGCTACACCCGCAAAGTATGAACTAAATAAAACAGGTGGTGTTTTTGTTGAACAAATCATACGCCCGACTGGGTTGGTGGACCCGCAAATCATTGTGCGGTCAACTGAAAACCAGGTTAATGACCTGTTATCCGAACTTCCTGCGATAATTATGAAAAATTACCGTACGCTTGTAACAACGCTTACTAAACGCATGTCTGAAGATTTAACTGATTATTTTATTACAAAAGGAATCAAAGCGCGGTATCTGCACTCAGAGATTGATGCGTTGGAACGCATAGCTATACTCATGGAATTACGGGAAGGTAAGTTTGATGTGCTTATCGGTGTTAACTTGTTAAGGGAAGGGCTTGACCTCCCGGAAGTAGGGCTTGTAGCGGTCTTTGATGCGGATAAAGAAGGGTTTTTGCGGTCTGAAACATCGTTGATACAGGTATGCGGCCGCGCTGCAAGAAATGTTGACGGTAAAATCTTTCTTTACGCTGATAAAATGACAGGATCAATTGAACGTGCAATAAAAGAAATGGCGCGTAGAAGGAAAATACAGGAAGAGTATAATGTTGAGAATAAGATCACGCCAAAAAGTATTGTAAAAGCAGTAAAGGAACTTGAAGAGTTTTCTTATCATACAAAAGAGCAGGGATTGATGCTTATGCGTGAAGCAAAAGTCGCTGGGATGGGTATGGGTAGCAATGATCTTGATGCCATTGTGCTTGAGTTAAAATCACAGCTTAACGATGCTGTAGATAACCTTGATTTTGAACTTGCAAGTATTATAAGAGACAAGCTTATTGAACTTAATGCTTTACCTGTACGCAGGATGAAAAGTATGATTAAGAGAAGCGTGAAGCAGTAATTGATTATATATTTCATAAAATGTATAATAAAAAAGGTTGTCGTTTGACCTGTTGTAAGATTTTTTGTACTGATAAAATTTCGTGTAACTATAGGAATAAGGGATGGGACAACCCAAAAAAATTGTTTTATTAGATGATGACGAGGATATACTCGCTCTATTGGAACTTTCACTGCAAAGTGCGGGGTATAATCCAATACTGTGCTATAATCCAACGGCATTGGTTGATTTGGCAGCTCGTGAGCAGCCAAGTCTTATAGTATTAGACATTGTTATGCCGCAGATGGATGGTTTTACTCTAAATAAAAAGTTGAAAGAGAACCCGGCAACAAAGGATATACCCGTAATTATTGCTAGTGGTAAAGGTAAAATGGCAGGTTTATTTAAATTAACACCAGGTTCAAATATCGCGGGTTTTCTTGAAAAACCTTTCACTTCGGATATGCTCATAAGTAAAGTACGGGAAGTTATCGGGTAGAGAACAGGAAGTTAATGAAGAAGAAGTTACGCTGCATATTTATTTACGCAACGTTATTATTGCTCTCCTCAACACCGGTAATCGATGCTGATAATACACGTGCTATTTATTTTGATACTGCTTTAGATTCGTATCTCAACGGTAAAGTTGACCAGGCAATTGAAGATTTGGAACTTGCGTTGGAACTCGAACCTTCTGAACCTGAAAAAGTTAAGGCGTTCCTCGCAAAACTGCTTGTGGAGTCCGGCGTTAAACTTTATCAACAAGGTAATAAAGCTGAGGGTATTAAACGTTTAAACCGCGCAAGTAATATTCTCCCGAATGATCCTTCAGTTAAACAAATGAATACCTGGATGAAACAGGAACAGGAACGGTTAAATTCCGGGGCTCAGCAACCGCAGGCACAGAGAAATCAGGGATCTTCTAAATCTGAACCTCCCAAGGAGTTGCTAAACCAGTTGAAGACATTTCAAACACAACAGGATACTCTCATGCAAACGTATATCAAAGATAAGGAACAATATGAAAAACTTATAGGCAAACTCGATGAAGAACGCGCTATGCTTATAAAAGCGTTAAAGGAAGAAAAACAAAATAAAAACGGTAATTATATTAATGAACTTCTAACTTCCTCAGAAGTGCTTATCTCGGGGATAAGCATAGCATTGCTGTTGCTGATATACTTTATATACACGCGTATACGCTCAGGAAAAAGGGAGCGTGATTTTGAAATACTTTTAGCGGAACGCGAAACTCAGATCGGCAACAAAATCGCTGAGATAAAGAAAAGTTTTGACGCTGCCGCGCTTGCTGCACAGCAAAGCCAGGCAGAGCATGAATTGTCAAAGGAAGACAAGTACCTGCAGGAACGGATTAAGAGTATTGAAGTAATTGAAAGCGAACTGCCGGAAGAAAGTGAGATAGCTGAACGTTTGCTTGAAGAGTTTCTTGCGGACAATAATATCCGCGTACGTATCCGGGCGATAGAGGCACTGTATCCGCATAACGAAATCCGTGCGCTTGACATGTTATGGGATATTGCGCATTCGACGGATCTCCAGGCTCATTATATAGTTATTGACACTCTAGCTACAACCAAAAGCCCGCGGGCATTGTTATTATTAACAAAATTCCTTGGTGATGATGATGAAGCGTTAAAACGTAAAGTATTCCAGGCAATCACAAGAATACTTGAACGTAAGCCTGAATGGTTGCCTGAAGATACCCGCAAAAAAGTTTCGGAAGTTATGAAAAAAGTTAAGCATGTCGATGGTTGGATCGGGTAGTATAGGTAGCAGGTATCTATGAACACGCGGTTTATTGTCACGGAATCAGAAGTCATACCATACTCTCTGCCCTTACGTATTACCTTTGGTACTGCACAGGGTAAAAAAGTTAATACCAACGGAGTTCTTATACGCATAAATAATTCAGAGGGTAAGTCCGGGCTATGCGAATGCGTTACTGCAACTGTATTCAAAGAACAAAGTATTGACGTTATAACGCGTACGCTTAACCGGATTTGCGGATTATTGAAGAACACTGATTCCCGCGAATACCCTGAAATTGCAAGACGGTTGAGAAGAAGGTTTCCATCACAAATACTAGCGGTATCAACCGCGGAACGCGCGCTTGCTGGGTTGATGTTAAACGTAATGAACGTTCCTGCATACAAATATTTTGGTGCTAAACTCAGGCGTGTGGTAACAGATGTCACAATACCGATTGCGGAGATAGAAGAGATAACGCCTTTTTTGCGAAAAATGAATAATGCTGGTTTTTATAAGTATAAAATCAAGGTGTGCCGTGATATTGATTGGGATATTTTTGTTATCAAACATATTATTGAGACTAATAAAAAGATTGATTCAAGTAAGAATTACGAGTATTCGCTTGACGGTAATCAAGGGTTTGTTTATAAGACAGCTGTGGAATTACTTATGCGTTTACGCAAGGAAAACCTTATTACTAAACTGGCATACCTTGAACAACCTCTGCAACGCCATGATTATCGCGGGCTTGAGAAGTTGAATCGGCAGGACGATATCCTTATTGCTGTGGATGAAAGCGTGATAACGCCCGTAGACGCGCAACGCGTTGCTGATAATAACCTCGCTAGTATTATCAATATTAAACTTGCAAAAAGCGGGTACTCACAGGCTCAGGAGATAGTATCTATCGCGAAAAAGGAAGGGATTAAGCTTATGATCGGGTGTATGACTGAATCCAGTATAGGCTTGGCATCAAGCGTGCATTTTGCTTGCGGAACAGGGGTATTTAAATATATCGATCTTGATGGTCATTTGTTAGTAAAAGAAAAAAGGGGGAGTTACGGCTTCACCGCTAAAGGGCCGGGATTAACGGTTTAAGAATTTCTGGTAATAAGGTATAATATTTCTAGATATGAATAAAAACGATGAATTAAAAGAAAAAGATATTGAGTTAGCGCAAAAAATGGCAGTTTCAAGACAAAAAGTTTTGGCTGAACTTCGCAAGGTCATTGTCGGCCAGGATGAAGTTGTTAATCAGTTGCTTATTTCATTATTTTCACGTGGGCACTGCTTAATTGTTGGAGTACCCGGACTGGCGAAAACGTTGTTGATCTCTACCCTTGCGCAAATACTTGATTTAAAATTTAACCGTGTACAGTTTACCCCTGACCTAATGCCTTCGGATATTACAGGTACTGAAGTTATACAGGATAACGTGGATACGGGAGAACGCGTATTCAGGTTTATACAGGGGCCGGTTTTCGCCAATATAGTCCTTGCGGATGAAATTAACCGTACACCGCCAAAAACACAGAGCGCGTTATTACAGGCAATGCAGGAGTATAAGGTAACTGTTGCGGGTAAAACATATGAATTACCACTGCCTTTTTTTGTATTGGCTACACAAAATCCTATCGAACAAGAAGGGACATACCCGTTACCGGAAGCTCAGTTGGATAGGTTCTTGTTCCAGATAAATATCGGGTATCCGTCATATGACGAAGAAAAAATGATTGTTACACAAACAACATCTGATTATACCGCTAAAATCGAAAAAATGCTTACTTCAAAAGAAATACTTGAACTACAGGACATAGTTCGCCGTGTACCAGTTTCGGAGTATGTTACAAACTACGCGGTTACACTAGTCCGTATGACACGGCCTGGTGATTGTATGGCTCCTGAGTACGTACGCAACTGGCTAACTTGGGGCGCTGGCCCAAGAGCGTCACAGAGCCTAATCCTAAGTGCAAAAGCAAGAGCCGTACTTTCTGGTAATTACGCTGTTTCTACTGAAGATATTGACTATGTACTTTTGCCAGTACTTAGGCATAGGTTGATTCTTAACTTCAACGCAGAAGCTGAGAACGTAACTGTAGATACAATAGTCGAAAAACTGAAAAAAGAAGCAAAGAAACAGTAGAAGTATTAGTATTTAATCAAATATGTATCAAAACAATCTCACAACTTTGCCACATAACCTAGTTCCTATAATGTATATTATGTTAACTAATGGCTTCAAAGCGCCGTATTGTTGTTGTTAATACTTAACTTTAACAAATACCTGTATTTAATTGATTATAGGCTATTTATTAACAATGTTTAATACTATTTATTAATTATTTTATGTTAGCACTCTCGTCTTCCCGGCGGCAAAATATTTTTGACAGAAATTTGTTGAAAAGTTGCCAACTTTTGTAATTATTTTCTAAACCTTGTTTGTGTATAATAGTTTACATAATGGTCTTGGTGGTAAAAGTATTGATTGTTGGCAAAAACCAGGGAAACTGTAAAGGCCATAGTGTTTGTGATTTACCCCCGTTTAACCGGATATGCGGTTTCACAAAAAATGGTAGGATAGTTGGGATAAAGTTTCTTAAACCAGGATACCCACGGCAACAGCGGTATAGCCTGCCACTAAAAATAACGGAGACAGTATGCTAGCCAGGTTACTGCCATCCGGATTTGTCTGTGTAAGTACAATAAATCCTGAAATGATCAGAATAATGCCTGTTAGGATGACCTTTTTTCCGGTTTTTGTGATTCCGGTAAGAGATTTATCATCACTGGATTTGCTAACAGCAGCGGCCTGTGGTATTTTACTGCTTTTATTTTTGTCTTTTTTGCTCATACAGATTAATCCTTGCCTTATAATTCATTTTCTTTTATTAATAATAGATATGATAGTATATCTGTTTAATTAAATACAAGAGTTTGAAACTACAAATGTTTTAATATATACCTAAACTAAAGATAAAAACGTAACGTGTTTCCTGCGTATTAATATTTTGAATATAATCTATACCGATTGTTAATGGGTAAGTTTGCAGTATAAAGCAATACGTCCTTAACCCGATACCTGTACTGGCATAAACGGTATTATCTACGAGTTTTGACGCATCTGTCAACGAAACAGTAGATGCATCTGCGAAGATCACCCCTCCAACATACTTAAAAAACAGGTCAGGGACCATGTACCACATATAGTAATTAAGGTTTGTAGTAAAGGGTATCTTGTATTCTAGTTTTGTATAGAGTCCATATCTTCCAACTACAGGACTGTCTTGCTCAATACCTTCATACGCACGAATTGGCATACGGAAATAGTCAGGCCACGGGCCTAAACTTGTTACTCCTATTAACTGTAAACCAAGGTTCGTTGTATAAGTCAATGGGAGGTAGTGTTCATAATAGAAATAAATGTTCTGTTTATTGGTAAATCCATCCCTCAGGCTGTCTCCTGCTTCTGCTACCGCTTGTATGCGGTAACCCGACAATGGTATTGTAAGGTATTTACTCTGCACTCTATCAATCATATACGAAACCGATAAGATGTCTTCACTATAACTATATTCGCTATCTTCGATCCTAACCTTCTCCTGAGACTCTCCTAACGCGATTTCCAGGGTATCAAGCCTGTTTACCGGATAAAACATGCTGACGGAGTATATACGGTCTTCTTTCCTTAAATATTTAAGCAAACTGTTCGACCATGTATAGTAATTACTTCCGCGTGTAGCGATTGAAAACCATGGACGCCAGCCTTTATACATATAGTTCAGCTGGTAATCCAGTCCTGAGCCCGGATCGCTGTACATAGCTTCAGCTGATACTGTGTGTTCTCCCAGCAGGTCAGAACCCTGCCAATAGGTATATAACAAAGCTTGCTCGTTTGAGCCGTATAATAACGGTATAAACATGTCAGTAGAGAATGCAAATTTGTATTTTTTGGGTTCTGAATTTAGTTCAACAAAAAAAGTATCTACTTTATCTTTGTCCGTGTCTTCCTGAAACCCTGCTACCTGGCTATCTGTATTATTATTGTCAGGAGCAAGGGTGTCAACTTTCCAACTGCCGGTTTTCCATTGATAAATATGCTTCTCGCCTTTATTGAATGCTACAAATATAAGGTCATTACCGTTTTCTGAAATATCGGGGGTATAACACCCACCGGAGATATCGGTTAGTTTGTGCACGGATTTTGTGTTAAGATCTAGTTTATAAAGGTTACGCACGCCGTCATTCTCGGAAACAAATATAAGAGATTTTCCGTCCGGAGTCATTGCCAGGTCGTGTTCCATGCCGTTCATAGAGAGTAACCGTGATGTTGTATGTAATGAAATATCATAAACATAAATATCTGTCTCAAGGTTTGTTTCTTTAAGAAAATAAAGTTTTTTACCGTCTCTCGAATATTTCGCGCCGGTATCATTCGCCAAGTCGTCCGTTAATTTTACAACTTTCCTGTCTTTAAAATTATATGTATATAAATCACATTGCGCATTTTGCATACCAGTGAAAACAACCTCATCGT contains:
- the uvrB gene encoding excinuclease ABC subunit UvrB, which codes for MNTFKLVSDFKPAGDQPKAINEIVTRLRNSGKHTVLLGVTGSGKTFTMANVIAELNRPVLIITHNKTLCAQLYAEFKSFFPHNAVEYFISYYDYYQPEAYIPQTDTYIEKDSAINEQIDRLRLKASSALLERKDVIVVASVSCIYNIGSSEDYSSLCLVVERGKSKTRKAILNELISIQYNRTNSDLLHGTFRARGDTIEIHPPYTSNGIRIHLFGDEVENIVEFNPVTNETLEAKDKALIYPARHFVTPQPRLEQALTNIELELNERLAVLKAENKVIEHERLKMRTKFDIEMIRETGTCHGIENYSRHLSGRPPGARPLCLLDYFPKEYLFFVDESHVTIPQIRGMHEGDKSRKKTLVDYGFRLPSALDNRPLRFDEFESIIPQAVYFSATPAKYELNKTGGVFVEQIIRPTGLVDPQIIVRSTENQVNDLLSELPAIIMKNYRTLVTTLTKRMSEDLTDYFITKGIKARYLHSEIDALERIAILMELREGKFDVLIGVNLLREGLDLPEVGLVAVFDADKEGFLRSETSLIQVCGRAARNVDGKIFLYADKMTGSIERAIKEMARRRKIQEEYNVENKITPKSIVKAVKELEEFSYHTKEQGLMLMREAKVAGMGMGSNDLDAIVLELKSQLNDAVDNLDFELASIIRDKLIELNALPVRRMKSMIKRSVKQ
- a CDS encoding response regulator, translating into MGQPKKIVLLDDDEDILALLELSLQSAGYNPILCYNPTALVDLAAREQPSLIVLDIVMPQMDGFTLNKKLKENPATKDIPVIIASGKGKMAGLFKLTPGSNIAGFLEKPFTSDMLISKVREVIG
- a CDS encoding HEAT repeat domain-containing protein, which encodes MKKKLRCIFIYATLLLLSSTPVIDADNTRAIYFDTALDSYLNGKVDQAIEDLELALELEPSEPEKVKAFLAKLLVESGVKLYQQGNKAEGIKRLNRASNILPNDPSVKQMNTWMKQEQERLNSGAQQPQAQRNQGSSKSEPPKELLNQLKTFQTQQDTLMQTYIKDKEQYEKLIGKLDEERAMLIKALKEEKQNKNGNYINELLTSSEVLISGISIALLLLIYFIYTRIRSGKRERDFEILLAERETQIGNKIAEIKKSFDAAALAAQQSQAEHELSKEDKYLQERIKSIEVIESELPEESEIAERLLEEFLADNNIRVRIRAIEALYPHNEIRALDMLWDIAHSTDLQAHYIVIDTLATTKSPRALLLLTKFLGDDDEALKRKVFQAITRILERKPEWLPEDTRKKVSEVMKKVKHVDGWIG
- a CDS encoding enolase C-terminal domain-like protein; this translates as MNTRFIVTESEVIPYSLPLRITFGTAQGKKVNTNGVLIRINNSEGKSGLCECVTATVFKEQSIDVITRTLNRICGLLKNTDSREYPEIARRLRRRFPSQILAVSTAERALAGLMLNVMNVPAYKYFGAKLRRVVTDVTIPIAEIEEITPFLRKMNNAGFYKYKIKVCRDIDWDIFVIKHIIETNKKIDSSKNYEYSLDGNQGFVYKTAVELLMRLRKENLITKLAYLEQPLQRHDYRGLEKLNRQDDILIAVDESVITPVDAQRVADNNLASIINIKLAKSGYSQAQEIVSIAKKEGIKLMIGCMTESSIGLASSVHFACGTGVFKYIDLDGHLLVKEKRGSYGFTAKGPGLTV
- a CDS encoding MoxR family ATPase, translating into MNKNDELKEKDIELAQKMAVSRQKVLAELRKVIVGQDEVVNQLLISLFSRGHCLIVGVPGLAKTLLISTLAQILDLKFNRVQFTPDLMPSDITGTEVIQDNVDTGERVFRFIQGPVFANIVLADEINRTPPKTQSALLQAMQEYKVTVAGKTYELPLPFFVLATQNPIEQEGTYPLPEAQLDRFLFQINIGYPSYDEEKMIVTQTTSDYTAKIEKMLTSKEILELQDIVRRVPVSEYVTNYAVTLVRMTRPGDCMAPEYVRNWLTWGAGPRASQSLILSAKARAVLSGNYAVSTEDIDYVLLPVLRHRLILNFNAEAENVTVDTIVEKLKKEAKKQ